In Glandiceps talaboti chromosome 14, keGlaTala1.1, whole genome shotgun sequence, a single genomic region encodes these proteins:
- the LOC144446051 gene encoding uncharacterized protein LOC144446051, protein MSWISLPVKKPAPGLTKSEAYDHFNFDYRGIQKNTITLFHPVRSKRVMELAEQSIADAETIASQEDLCCGASEHVQSAVFHALWMYRVTRQFGPVLAKDFGDAYEVTRRSDEQLAERLMDLYNNWMGRVLAEDHENVYRNDIEVVQQALSEDILQLSPDPEYSRGRIQTQEEIEKMKLFSLKYVDKPEI, encoded by the exons ATGTCGTGGATAAGTCTTCCAG taaaGAAGCCAGCCCCTGGTCTGACAAAAAGTGAAGCGTATGaccatttcaattttgattaTCGGggaatacaaaaaaatacaataaccCTATTTCACCCAGTGAGATCTAAACGGGTAATGGAATTGGCTGAACAAAGTATAGCGGATGCTGAGACGATAGCCAGTCAAG AAGACTTGTGTTGTGGTGCTTCTGAACATGTACAATCTGCTGTATTCCATGCTCTATGGATGTACCGTGTGACTCGTCAATTCGGTCCTGTATTAGCCAAAGACTTCGGTGATGCTTACGAAGTTACCCGGAGATCAGACGAACAGCTGGCCGAACGTCTGATGGACCTGTATAATAACTGGATGGGGAGGGTACTTGCAGAGGACCACGAGAACGTCTATCGGAACGATATTGAGGTTGTCCAACAAGCTTTGAGTGAAGATATTTTACAGTTATCACCCGATCCAGAATACAGCCGTGGTAGAATACAGACACAGGAAGAAATCGaaaaaatgaaactattttCCCTTAAGTATGTCGATAAGCCAGAAATCTAG